The following coding sequences are from one Prionailurus viverrinus isolate Anna chromosome D2, UM_Priviv_1.0, whole genome shotgun sequence window:
- the LOC125147511 gene encoding zinc finger protein 33B-like isoform X2, producing the protein MLENYSHLVAVGLSIPKPEVILQLEQGEEPWILESPGQSDPGSCATKPEVIFRLEQGEEPWISEEEFPSQSLPEVWETDHKKGRRQENQRKPMWEVAFISKKTLTKERGNVIGKPFNLDTNSFPSRESLCQCDSYGVSFSCISELCINKKRRLGRKTGEFSAYGKLLLSIKHEKTPTSEKSEFFKHGEALSQVEDSVDSEKIQSAEQNFEYYMYQETFPEKATLSTYKREITEENHSECIEYGRTFFPNSSFLLHHMNASEENHCGLRGCGKSLCVKSTLLKPHGVRMKPSECSESGDHFRGHLCLPQLQKTHKGEKHFECNECGKAFWHKSHLTRHQRIHTGEKRFQCDECGKTFWEKSDLTKHQRSHTGEKPYVCNECGKAFSHKSALTIHQRIHTGEKPYQCSACGKTFYQKTDLTKHQRTHIGLKPYECYECGKSFWINSHLILHQRTHTGEKPFECPDCGKSFCRKAYLTQHQKTHVKDKPYKCNACGKSFYHKSVLTRHQKIHTELKPYECCECGKTCLKSDHMVHQRNTGEKPFVCPECGKSFSRKSTLSQHHRTHTGEKPFECHECGKIFYNKSSLSKHSRIHTGEKPYGCNECGKTFCQKSQLTYHQRIHIGDKPYECNQCGKAFCYKSALIVHQRTHTKEKPYKCNECGKSFCVKSGLTLHQRKHTGEKPYECNECGKSFVQKSRLTQHQRMHIGEQPYECNECRRAFCDKSVLSVHQRTHTEEKPYKCNECGKSFYLKSGLHIHQRKHTGEKPYKCNQCGKSFIHRSSLTVHYRVHTGEKSCQCNECGKIFYRKSNLVNHQRSHTGEKPYECNTCGKPFSQKSNLIVHQRTHTQEKP; encoded by the coding sequence AAGTCTGGGAAACTGAtcacaagaaaggaaggaggcaagAAAACCAGCGTAAACCTATGTGGGAAGTTGCATTCATCAGTAAGAAAACACTGACCAAGGAACGAGGTAATGTAATAGGAAAACCATTTAACCTGGACACAAATTCGTTTCCTTCCAGAGAAAGCCTCTGTCAGTGTGACTCATATGGAGTGAGTTTCAGCTGTATTTCTGAATTGTGTATCAATAAGAAAAGACGTTTGGGAAGAAAGACTGGTGAATTTAGTGCCTATGGAAAATTGCTACTCAGTATTAAACACGAGAAAACTCCTACTAGCgagaaaagtgaattttttaaacatggagAAGCTTTGAGTCAGGTTGAGGACTCTGTTGATAGTGAGAAGATTCAAAGTGCAGAGCAAAATTTTGAGTATTACATGTATCAAGAAACCTTCCCCGAAAAGGCAACATTGAGTACGTACAAGAGAGAGATCACTGAAGAGAATCACTCTGAATGTATTGAATATGGGAGAACCTTCTTTCCTAACTCCTCTTTCCTGTTACATCACATGAATGCCTCCGAAGAGAATCACTGTGGACTGCGTGGTTGTGGGAAATCGTTATGTGTGAAGTCTACCCTTTTGAAACCTCATGGGGTACGTATGAAACCCTCGGAGTGTAGTGAGAGTGGGGATCATTTCCGGGGGCATTTATGCCTTCCACAACTTCAGAAAACTCATAAAGGAGAGAAACACTTTGAatgcaatgaatgtgggaaagcgTTTTGGCATAAGTCCCACCTCACTCGACATCAGAGGATACACACGGGAGAGAAACGCTTTCAGTGTGATGAATGTGGAAAAACTTTCTGGGAGAAGTCAGACCTCACGAAACATCAGAGATCACACACGGGGGAGAAGCCCTATGTGTGCAACGAATGTGGTAAAGCCTTCAGCCACAAGTCAGCCCTCACGATACACCAGAGAATACATACAGGGGAGAAACCCTATCAATGTAGCGCATGTGGGAAAACTTTTTACCAGAAGACAGACCTCACCAAACACCAAAGAACACACATAGGGCTGAAACCCTATGAATGCTatgaatgtgggaaatcctttTGGATCAATTCACACCTTATCCTACATCAGAGAACTCATACAGGGGAGAAACCATTTGAATGTCCTGACTGTGGGAAATCTTTCTGTCGGAAGGCATATCTTACACAACATCAGAAAACCCACGTAAAGGATAAGCCCTACAAATGTAATGCATGCGGGAAAAGTTTCTACCACAAGTCAGTACTCACCAGGCATCAGAAAATTCATACAGAGTTGAAACCTTATGAATGTTGCGAATGTGGGAAAACGTGTTTGAAGTCTGACCACATGGTGCATCAGAGAAACACAGGGGAGAAACCCTTTGTGTGTCCtgaatgtgggaaatccttcAGCCGTAAATCTACCCTCTCTCAACATCACAGGACACATACAGGGGAGAAACCGTTCGAGTGTCATGAATGTGGAAAAATCTTCTATAATAAATCGTCCCTAAGTAAACATAGTAGGATACACACAGGGGAGAAACCCTACggatgtaatgaatgtgggaaaactTTCTGCCAGAAGTCTCAGCTCACTTATCACCAGAGAATCCACATAGGTGACAAACCTTACGAGTGTAACCAATGTGGAAAGGCTTTCTGTTATAAGTCAGCTCTAATTGTGCACCAGAGAACTCATACAAAAGAAAAGCcctataaatgtaatgaatgtgggaagtcTTTCTGTGTCAAGTCAGGACTTACTTTACATCAGAGAAAACACACAGGGGAGAAACCCTacgaatgtaatgaatgtggaaaatcTTTTGTCCAGAAGTCTAGGCTCACTCAGCACCAGAGAATGCACATAGGAGAGcaaccctatgaatgtaatgaatgtcGAAGGGCTTTCTGTGATAAATCAGTTCTAAGTGTGCACCAGAGAACTCATACAGAAGAAAAACcctataaatgtaatgaatgtgggaaatctttctATTTGAAGTCAGGACTTCATATACATCAGAGAAAACACACAGGGGAAAAACCCTACAAATGTAACCAATGTGGGAAGTCCTTCATTCATAGATCTTCTCTCACAGTGCATTATAGGGTTCACACAGGGGAGAAATCTTGTcagtgtaatgaatgtgggaaaattTTTTACCGTAAATCAAACCTTGTTAACCATCAGAGGTCACACACAGGCGAGAAGCCCTATGAATGTAACACATGTGGAAAACCCTTCTCTCAGAAGTCAAACCTCATTGTACATCAGAGAACACACACGCAAGAGAAACCTTAG
- the LOC125147511 gene encoding zinc finger protein 33B-like isoform X1 — translation MNKCQTEQKSQGSVSFKDVTVGFTQEEWHCLDSSQRSLYRDVMLENYSHLVSVGSCATKPEVIFRLEQGEEPWISEEEFPSQSLPEVWETDHKKGRRQENQRKPMWEVAFISKKTLTKERGNVIGKPFNLDTNSFPSRESLCQCDSYGVSFSCISELCINKKRRLGRKTGEFSAYGKLLLSIKHEKTPTSEKSEFFKHGEALSQVEDSVDSEKIQSAEQNFEYYMYQETFPEKATLSTYKREITEENHSECIEYGRTFFPNSSFLLHHMNASEENHCGLRGCGKSLCVKSTLLKPHGVRMKPSECSESGDHFRGHLCLPQLQKTHKGEKHFECNECGKAFWHKSHLTRHQRIHTGEKRFQCDECGKTFWEKSDLTKHQRSHTGEKPYVCNECGKAFSHKSALTIHQRIHTGEKPYQCSACGKTFYQKTDLTKHQRTHIGLKPYECYECGKSFWINSHLILHQRTHTGEKPFECPDCGKSFCRKAYLTQHQKTHVKDKPYKCNACGKSFYHKSVLTRHQKIHTELKPYECCECGKTCLKSDHMVHQRNTGEKPFVCPECGKSFSRKSTLSQHHRTHTGEKPFECHECGKIFYNKSSLSKHSRIHTGEKPYGCNECGKTFCQKSQLTYHQRIHIGDKPYECNQCGKAFCYKSALIVHQRTHTKEKPYKCNECGKSFCVKSGLTLHQRKHTGEKPYECNECGKSFVQKSRLTQHQRMHIGEQPYECNECRRAFCDKSVLSVHQRTHTEEKPYKCNECGKSFYLKSGLHIHQRKHTGEKPYKCNQCGKSFIHRSSLTVHYRVHTGEKSCQCNECGKIFYRKSNLVNHQRSHTGEKPYECNTCGKPFSQKSNLIVHQRTHTQEKP, via the coding sequence AAGTCTGGGAAACTGAtcacaagaaaggaaggaggcaagAAAACCAGCGTAAACCTATGTGGGAAGTTGCATTCATCAGTAAGAAAACACTGACCAAGGAACGAGGTAATGTAATAGGAAAACCATTTAACCTGGACACAAATTCGTTTCCTTCCAGAGAAAGCCTCTGTCAGTGTGACTCATATGGAGTGAGTTTCAGCTGTATTTCTGAATTGTGTATCAATAAGAAAAGACGTTTGGGAAGAAAGACTGGTGAATTTAGTGCCTATGGAAAATTGCTACTCAGTATTAAACACGAGAAAACTCCTACTAGCgagaaaagtgaattttttaaacatggagAAGCTTTGAGTCAGGTTGAGGACTCTGTTGATAGTGAGAAGATTCAAAGTGCAGAGCAAAATTTTGAGTATTACATGTATCAAGAAACCTTCCCCGAAAAGGCAACATTGAGTACGTACAAGAGAGAGATCACTGAAGAGAATCACTCTGAATGTATTGAATATGGGAGAACCTTCTTTCCTAACTCCTCTTTCCTGTTACATCACATGAATGCCTCCGAAGAGAATCACTGTGGACTGCGTGGTTGTGGGAAATCGTTATGTGTGAAGTCTACCCTTTTGAAACCTCATGGGGTACGTATGAAACCCTCGGAGTGTAGTGAGAGTGGGGATCATTTCCGGGGGCATTTATGCCTTCCACAACTTCAGAAAACTCATAAAGGAGAGAAACACTTTGAatgcaatgaatgtgggaaagcgTTTTGGCATAAGTCCCACCTCACTCGACATCAGAGGATACACACGGGAGAGAAACGCTTTCAGTGTGATGAATGTGGAAAAACTTTCTGGGAGAAGTCAGACCTCACGAAACATCAGAGATCACACACGGGGGAGAAGCCCTATGTGTGCAACGAATGTGGTAAAGCCTTCAGCCACAAGTCAGCCCTCACGATACACCAGAGAATACATACAGGGGAGAAACCCTATCAATGTAGCGCATGTGGGAAAACTTTTTACCAGAAGACAGACCTCACCAAACACCAAAGAACACACATAGGGCTGAAACCCTATGAATGCTatgaatgtgggaaatcctttTGGATCAATTCACACCTTATCCTACATCAGAGAACTCATACAGGGGAGAAACCATTTGAATGTCCTGACTGTGGGAAATCTTTCTGTCGGAAGGCATATCTTACACAACATCAGAAAACCCACGTAAAGGATAAGCCCTACAAATGTAATGCATGCGGGAAAAGTTTCTACCACAAGTCAGTACTCACCAGGCATCAGAAAATTCATACAGAGTTGAAACCTTATGAATGTTGCGAATGTGGGAAAACGTGTTTGAAGTCTGACCACATGGTGCATCAGAGAAACACAGGGGAGAAACCCTTTGTGTGTCCtgaatgtgggaaatccttcAGCCGTAAATCTACCCTCTCTCAACATCACAGGACACATACAGGGGAGAAACCGTTCGAGTGTCATGAATGTGGAAAAATCTTCTATAATAAATCGTCCCTAAGTAAACATAGTAGGATACACACAGGGGAGAAACCCTACggatgtaatgaatgtgggaaaactTTCTGCCAGAAGTCTCAGCTCACTTATCACCAGAGAATCCACATAGGTGACAAACCTTACGAGTGTAACCAATGTGGAAAGGCTTTCTGTTATAAGTCAGCTCTAATTGTGCACCAGAGAACTCATACAAAAGAAAAGCcctataaatgtaatgaatgtgggaagtcTTTCTGTGTCAAGTCAGGACTTACTTTACATCAGAGAAAACACACAGGGGAGAAACCCTacgaatgtaatgaatgtggaaaatcTTTTGTCCAGAAGTCTAGGCTCACTCAGCACCAGAGAATGCACATAGGAGAGcaaccctatgaatgtaatgaatgtcGAAGGGCTTTCTGTGATAAATCAGTTCTAAGTGTGCACCAGAGAACTCATACAGAAGAAAAACcctataaatgtaatgaatgtgggaaatctttctATTTGAAGTCAGGACTTCATATACATCAGAGAAAACACACAGGGGAAAAACCCTACAAATGTAACCAATGTGGGAAGTCCTTCATTCATAGATCTTCTCTCACAGTGCATTATAGGGTTCACACAGGGGAGAAATCTTGTcagtgtaatgaatgtgggaaaattTTTTACCGTAAATCAAACCTTGTTAACCATCAGAGGTCACACACAGGCGAGAAGCCCTATGAATGTAACACATGTGGAAAACCCTTCTCTCAGAAGTCAAACCTCATTGTACATCAGAGAACACACACGCAAGAGAAACCTTAG
- the LOC125147511 gene encoding zinc finger protein 33B-like isoform X3, with translation MLENYSHLVSVGSCATKPEVIFRLEQGEEPWISEEEFPSQSLPEVWETDHKKGRRQENQRKPMWEVAFISKKTLTKERGNVIGKPFNLDTNSFPSRESLCQCDSYGVSFSCISELCINKKRRLGRKTGEFSAYGKLLLSIKHEKTPTSEKSEFFKHGEALSQVEDSVDSEKIQSAEQNFEYYMYQETFPEKATLSTYKREITEENHSECIEYGRTFFPNSSFLLHHMNASEENHCGLRGCGKSLCVKSTLLKPHGVRMKPSECSESGDHFRGHLCLPQLQKTHKGEKHFECNECGKAFWHKSHLTRHQRIHTGEKRFQCDECGKTFWEKSDLTKHQRSHTGEKPYVCNECGKAFSHKSALTIHQRIHTGEKPYQCSACGKTFYQKTDLTKHQRTHIGLKPYECYECGKSFWINSHLILHQRTHTGEKPFECPDCGKSFCRKAYLTQHQKTHVKDKPYKCNACGKSFYHKSVLTRHQKIHTELKPYECCECGKTCLKSDHMVHQRNTGEKPFVCPECGKSFSRKSTLSQHHRTHTGEKPFECHECGKIFYNKSSLSKHSRIHTGEKPYGCNECGKTFCQKSQLTYHQRIHIGDKPYECNQCGKAFCYKSALIVHQRTHTKEKPYKCNECGKSFCVKSGLTLHQRKHTGEKPYECNECGKSFVQKSRLTQHQRMHIGEQPYECNECRRAFCDKSVLSVHQRTHTEEKPYKCNECGKSFYLKSGLHIHQRKHTGEKPYKCNQCGKSFIHRSSLTVHYRVHTGEKSCQCNECGKIFYRKSNLVNHQRSHTGEKPYECNTCGKPFSQKSNLIVHQRTHTQEKP, from the coding sequence AAGTCTGGGAAACTGAtcacaagaaaggaaggaggcaagAAAACCAGCGTAAACCTATGTGGGAAGTTGCATTCATCAGTAAGAAAACACTGACCAAGGAACGAGGTAATGTAATAGGAAAACCATTTAACCTGGACACAAATTCGTTTCCTTCCAGAGAAAGCCTCTGTCAGTGTGACTCATATGGAGTGAGTTTCAGCTGTATTTCTGAATTGTGTATCAATAAGAAAAGACGTTTGGGAAGAAAGACTGGTGAATTTAGTGCCTATGGAAAATTGCTACTCAGTATTAAACACGAGAAAACTCCTACTAGCgagaaaagtgaattttttaaacatggagAAGCTTTGAGTCAGGTTGAGGACTCTGTTGATAGTGAGAAGATTCAAAGTGCAGAGCAAAATTTTGAGTATTACATGTATCAAGAAACCTTCCCCGAAAAGGCAACATTGAGTACGTACAAGAGAGAGATCACTGAAGAGAATCACTCTGAATGTATTGAATATGGGAGAACCTTCTTTCCTAACTCCTCTTTCCTGTTACATCACATGAATGCCTCCGAAGAGAATCACTGTGGACTGCGTGGTTGTGGGAAATCGTTATGTGTGAAGTCTACCCTTTTGAAACCTCATGGGGTACGTATGAAACCCTCGGAGTGTAGTGAGAGTGGGGATCATTTCCGGGGGCATTTATGCCTTCCACAACTTCAGAAAACTCATAAAGGAGAGAAACACTTTGAatgcaatgaatgtgggaaagcgTTTTGGCATAAGTCCCACCTCACTCGACATCAGAGGATACACACGGGAGAGAAACGCTTTCAGTGTGATGAATGTGGAAAAACTTTCTGGGAGAAGTCAGACCTCACGAAACATCAGAGATCACACACGGGGGAGAAGCCCTATGTGTGCAACGAATGTGGTAAAGCCTTCAGCCACAAGTCAGCCCTCACGATACACCAGAGAATACATACAGGGGAGAAACCCTATCAATGTAGCGCATGTGGGAAAACTTTTTACCAGAAGACAGACCTCACCAAACACCAAAGAACACACATAGGGCTGAAACCCTATGAATGCTatgaatgtgggaaatcctttTGGATCAATTCACACCTTATCCTACATCAGAGAACTCATACAGGGGAGAAACCATTTGAATGTCCTGACTGTGGGAAATCTTTCTGTCGGAAGGCATATCTTACACAACATCAGAAAACCCACGTAAAGGATAAGCCCTACAAATGTAATGCATGCGGGAAAAGTTTCTACCACAAGTCAGTACTCACCAGGCATCAGAAAATTCATACAGAGTTGAAACCTTATGAATGTTGCGAATGTGGGAAAACGTGTTTGAAGTCTGACCACATGGTGCATCAGAGAAACACAGGGGAGAAACCCTTTGTGTGTCCtgaatgtgggaaatccttcAGCCGTAAATCTACCCTCTCTCAACATCACAGGACACATACAGGGGAGAAACCGTTCGAGTGTCATGAATGTGGAAAAATCTTCTATAATAAATCGTCCCTAAGTAAACATAGTAGGATACACACAGGGGAGAAACCCTACggatgtaatgaatgtgggaaaactTTCTGCCAGAAGTCTCAGCTCACTTATCACCAGAGAATCCACATAGGTGACAAACCTTACGAGTGTAACCAATGTGGAAAGGCTTTCTGTTATAAGTCAGCTCTAATTGTGCACCAGAGAACTCATACAAAAGAAAAGCcctataaatgtaatgaatgtgggaagtcTTTCTGTGTCAAGTCAGGACTTACTTTACATCAGAGAAAACACACAGGGGAGAAACCCTacgaatgtaatgaatgtggaaaatcTTTTGTCCAGAAGTCTAGGCTCACTCAGCACCAGAGAATGCACATAGGAGAGcaaccctatgaatgtaatgaatgtcGAAGGGCTTTCTGTGATAAATCAGTTCTAAGTGTGCACCAGAGAACTCATACAGAAGAAAAACcctataaatgtaatgaatgtgggaaatctttctATTTGAAGTCAGGACTTCATATACATCAGAGAAAACACACAGGGGAAAAACCCTACAAATGTAACCAATGTGGGAAGTCCTTCATTCATAGATCTTCTCTCACAGTGCATTATAGGGTTCACACAGGGGAGAAATCTTGTcagtgtaatgaatgtgggaaaattTTTTACCGTAAATCAAACCTTGTTAACCATCAGAGGTCACACACAGGCGAGAAGCCCTATGAATGTAACACATGTGGAAAACCCTTCTCTCAGAAGTCAAACCTCATTGTACATCAGAGAACACACACGCAAGAGAAACCTTAG